A region from the Hylaeus volcanicus isolate JK05 chromosome 6, UHH_iyHylVolc1.0_haploid, whole genome shotgun sequence genome encodes:
- the LOC128878345 gene encoding uncharacterized protein LOC128878345 yields MESPSAQEDSSSVESRGTVVASPTSFKTEIERTKAGSDAGDARDAAGQADDVEGFVDVASREASSEVSDDASTECQSRDRDTCPRSWKDRDETEDAKVELESNEPVGRSDCCEGASPVKYLNKEEGIAVSSTPVSRKRPASDFLPINAEIKRIGVEIPENEANQLRSDVRRISPVLVSLRERTLGEISLSSDSCIFDDDSSGRCISRNSRIFDGTPSPCRITTNGSLDGCVRISHDPVAPDSEAAHCERATSAGDAVGCRRNFEYSDAYIDEDSCCSLLRDSPDREHPPCQEKQCEEPVEACACDDSESADDACMTGKNSKQSPERVESPSGLTPDRKDKKSSSAKKKQKKNVADDARGADTTTDSEEPTESCFVQRCAQEGTNVQETELEDHSKKQVGSPVATRSTTLPVEEHTVKDCKVMLERVASPCPANTTPMKVLEDEGTCATPVAKLLGVDEEVVRAFSSTSTGNLPLDNLDYQSRLEDSTLSELEPPPKESCSIQRCATNVQKTELEDHSSKQEEPPVTSTPKTPSLEEQSSNATKLCTVMLTRISPTPVRTVPDMSVKDEHPLPASTTVAKNLENDEEDFPATSSLPPTNTPQSDSVDPLDTSGTPEKTEPSTDHDPTKSLLVQRCANENVQMTDPQDHSEKRVDRPNTPVDVHSPSSCAVKECTVMLARVTSPTPVKTVSENDVSDDVVSRAVIKNLEEDGKVFLSSASPSTESLPSNSLDSSKVPLSTPEDTEPSDQKDPPTETGFVKRCTHDVEKTESEDHLKKQSVSPMVTRSKVLPDEAQQSSSGPVKECKVILARVSPKPVKTVVEKLVKDETASRAVIKSLGENEEVVFTSSSPSTENAPPLNNPVSSEAIPGSPELLEPSAEVPEAVDTETETETGSDSSEVSGTNARLRGCDDDAVSDQISCPESESMCCIDIHPEIITRLEAERPEAFTEDSAESLALATGARDEVRSDGSDSGMGSEIPGDPGPAPAPESDSETSFLDRIPDDILSDKEKVVNQLDSFAPTVAAPDTPQTPLATFPSPSKSNLKRRLTDCMEGAPTPKRSNTEESVKKKRNIQFDAVTVYYFPRAQGFTCVPSQGGSTLGMSATHTHAERFSLSEHATEQRRIHRARLAQLRSERAANCVVEAASSSEDPSDDTDEEQSDTEELDIDSYYFLQPVPTWQRRALLRAAGVRRIDAVEKDECRDIRASREHCGCGCKGYCDPESCPCSRANVKCQVDRAGFPCGCTRDGCANSSGRIEFNPVRVRTHFIHTLMRLELEKKQRDEEGTDHDVSDNQNGRSPLREINLGSVMENRNAECLSGGGFTTLHYENHDAADGGTNCQPEIPGTREDSLDLYAIRDDCYPSEDTVDGTQGPQRKLHPEFSQAFQTFSSQTNAGVNFQQPPYQDYQPYANLPSTSRVQFQPQFQAVPGNPGFSHYAPYGQDSGSIQGNCQVHPGQHSSGYEASFAQDETTGSQYTNLNSVQPMNAVQQMGKLEPFSELLSGRYSYYGEMEPQAHGTYHGNGAKVEVEKSQGNEQQSESTEECDENFGEIIKKSMVETVSA; encoded by the exons ATGGAATCGCCTTCGGCCCAAGAGGATTCCAGCTCGGTAGAATCGCGGGGAACGGTGGTCGCGTCGCCGACGTCGTTCAAGACGGAGATCGAACGCACGAAGGCCGGCAGTGACGCCGGGGACGCGCGCGACGCCGCTGGTCAGGCCGACGACGTCGAGGGATTCGTCGACGTAGCGTCGCGCGAGGCTTCGTCCGAGGTCTCCGACGACGCTTCGACGGAATGCCAGTCGCGGGATCGGGACACGTGCCCCAGGTCGTGGAAGGATCGCGACGAAACCGAAGACGCGAAAGTAGAACTCGAATCGAACGAGCCGGTCGGCCGGAGCGACTGTTGCGAAGGAGCCTCGCCagtgaaatatttgaacaaagaGGAGGGAATCGCCGTCAGTTCGACGCCGGTGTCCAGAAAGAGGCCGGCGAGCGATTTCCTGCCCATCAACGCGGAGATCAAGCGAATCGGCGTGGAGATCCCCGAGAACGAAGCCAACCAATTGCGCAGCGACGTGAGGAGGATCTCCCCGGTGCTGGTGAGCCTTCGAGAGCGTACCCTGGGAGAGATATCTCTCTCCTCGGACTCGTGCATCTTCGACGACGACTCCAGCGGTCGGTGTATATCTAGAAACAGCCGAATCTTCGACGGCACCCCGAGCCCCTGCAGGATAACAACGAACGGGAGCCTCGATGGTTGCGTGCGAATCAGCCACGATCCCGTGGCACCAGACTCCGAGGCGGCGCACTGTGAACGCGCTACCAGCGCAGGGGACGCGGTGGGTTGTCGCAGGAACTTCGAGTACTCCGATGCGTACATCGACGAGGACTCGTGTTGTTCGCTGCTCCGCGACAGCCCCGACAGGGAGCACCCTCCGTGCCAGGAGAAACAGTGCGAGGAGCCGGTGGAAGCGTGCGCGTGCGACGACAGTGAGTCCGCGGACGACGCCTGCATGACGGGGAAGAACTCCAAGCAGTCGCCCGAGCGAGTGGAATCGCCGAGCGGATTGACGCCGGACAGAAAGGACAAGAAGAGTTCCAGCGCTAAGAAGAAACAGAAGAAGAACGTCGCGGACGATGCTCGCGGCGCGGACACGACGACCGACTCCGAGGAACCGACGGAGTCGTGTTTTGTTCAAAGGTGCGCTCAGGAGGGTACGAATGTCCAGGAGACCGAGCTCGAGGACCATTCGAAGAAGCAGGTGGGCTCTCCCGTAGCAACTAGGTCGACTACGCTGCCCGTCGAAGAGCATACTGTAAAAGATTGCAAAGTGATGCTGGAGAGGGTGGCCTCGCCGTGTCCAGCGAATACCACGCCGATGAAGGTTCTCGAAGACGAAGGAACATGTGCTACACCCGTTGCGAAGCTCCTGGGGGTGGACGAGGAAGTCGTTCGCGCTTTTTCGTCGACCTCCACGGGGAATCTACCACTGGATAACTTAGACTATCAATCTAGGCTCGAAGACTCGACGCTATCCGAGCTCGAACCTCCACCGAAGGAGTCGTGTTCGATTCAAAGGTGCGCTACCAACGTCCAAAAGACTGAGCTAGAAGACCACTCGAGTAAACAAGAGGAACCTCCTGTTACATCCACACCGAAAACGCCTTCTCTAGAGGAACAGTCGTCGAATGCTACGAAACTGTGCACGGTGATGCTAACGAGGATCAGTCCGACACCTGTAAGAACTGTACCGGATATGAGTGTCAAAGATGAACATCCACTTCCTGCATCCACAACTGTTGCGAAGAACCTGGAGAACGACGAGGAAGACTTTCCTGCCACCTCGTCGTTACCCCCCACGAACACCCCACAGTCGGACAGCGTCGACCCACTAGATACATCTGGTACACCCGAGAAGACAGAACCATCCACTGATCACGATCCAACAAAGTCCTTATTGGTCCAAAGGTGCGCTAACGAGAACGTCCAGATGACTGATCCGCAGGACCACTCGGAGAAACGGGTGGACAGACCGAACACTCCCGTCGACGTACACTCACCGTCGTCGTGCGCTGTAAAAGAGTGCACGGTGATGTTGGCGAGGGTAACGTCGCCGACTCCGGTGAAAACTGTTTCAGAGAATGATGTCAGCGACGATGTAGTATCCAGAGCCGTTATAAAGAATCTTGAAGAGGACGGGAAAGTCTTCTTGTCCTCAGCCTCGCCTTCCACGGAGAGTCTACCATCGAATAGCCTAGATTCATCGAAGGTGCCGCTCTCTACACCCGAAGACACGGAACCATCCGACCAGAAAGATCCACCGACGGAGACGGGCTTCGTTAAAAGGTGCACCCACGATGTCGAAAAGACTGAATCAGAAGACCATTTGAAGAAACAATCGGTGTCTCCCATGGTAACCAGGTCGAAGGTGCTGCCCGATGAAGCGCAGCAGTCGTCGTCGGGTCCTGTAAAGGAATGCAAAGTTATTCTGGCAAGGGTGTCGCCGAAACCGGTAAAAACGGTGGTGGAGAAGCTAGTAAAGGACGAGACTGCGTCCAGAGCTGTTATAAAGAGTTTGGGAGAGAACGAGGAAGTCGTGTTCACCTCGTCGTCGCCTTCAACCGAGAATGCACCGCCGTTGAACAATCCAGTCTCGTCCGAGGCGATACCAGGTTCGCCGGAGTTGCTGGAACCTTCCGCGGAGGTTCCAGAAGCCGTGGACACCGAAACGGAAACGGAAACTGGCTCCGACAGCTCCGAGGTGTCCGGGACGAACGCACGGCTCCGTGGCTGCGACGATGACGCCGTTTCCGACCAAATCTCCTGCCCGGAGAGCGAGTCCATGTGCTGCATCGACATCCATCCGGAGATCATAACCAGGCTGGAAGCGGAGAGACCCGAAGCCTTCACGGAAGATTCTGCCGAGAGTCTCGCGCTTGCCACCGGTGCTAGGGACGAGGTCAGGTCGGATGGAAGCGACTCTGGGATGGGGAGCGAGATCCCTGGCGATCCTGGACCTGCGCCAGCTCCGGAGAGCGACTCCGAGACGTCTTTCTTGGATAGGATACCGGATGACATTCTGTCCGACAAAGAGAAAG TCGTGAATCAACTGGACTCCTTCGCACCCACCGTTGCTGCTCCAGATACGCCGCAGACACCGCTGGCGACCTTCCCCAGTCCATCGAAGAGCAATTTAAAAAGGAGATTGACGGATTGCATGGAGGGTGCTCCCACTCCGAAAAGAAGCAACACTGAGGAATCcgtgaaaaagaaacggaataTTCAGTTCGACGCCGTCACCGTGTACTATTTTCCCAGGGCGCAGGGCTTCACTTGTGTGCCTTCTCAG GGCGGCAGCACTCTGGGTATGAGTGCGACGCACACCCACGCCGAGAGGTTCTCACTGTCGGAGCACGCTACCGAGCAGAGGCGAATCCATCGCGCTAGGTTGGCGCAGCTGCGTTCCGAGCGCGCTGCGAATTGCGTGGTCGAGGCTGCGTCTAGTTCGGAGGACCCCAGCGACGACACGGACGAGGAGCAAAGCGATACGGAGGAGCTGGACATCGATAGTTATTACTTCCTGCAGCCTGTGCCTACGTGGCAGAGACGAGCCTTACTTAGAGCAGCGGGAGTACGTAGAATAGACGCCGTCGAGAAGGACGAGTGCCGCGACATTAGAGCCAGCAGAGAGCATTGCGGTTGTGGGTGTAAAGGGTACTGCGATCCTGAGAGCTGTCCTTGCAGTCGAGCCAACGTTAAGTGTCAG GTCGACCGAGCGGGCTTCCCATGCGGATGTACGCGCGACGGTTGCGCCAACAGTTCCGGCAGGATCGAATTCAATCCGGTCCGGGTACGGACGCATTTTATTCACACGCTGATGCGGTTAGAGCTTGAGAAAAAGCAACGGGATGAGGAAGGTACGGATCATGACGTTTCCGACAATCAGAACGGCAGAAGTCCCTTAAGGGAAATCAATTTAGGATCCGTAATGGAGAACAGAAACGCGGAGTGCCTGAGCGGGGGCGGTTTCACGACGTTGCATTACGAGAATCACGACGCTGCCGACGGCGGGACGAATTGTCAGCCAGAGATACCTGGCACAAGAGAAGATAGCTTGGATCTGTACGCTATCAGGGACGATTGCTATCCGAGCGAGGATACTGTTGACGGTACGCAAGGACCTCAAAGGAAACTTCATCCTGAGTTTAGTCAAGCTTTTCAAACGTTCTCGAGCCAAACGAATGCCGGAGTGAACTTCCAACAGCCTCCTTATCAGGACTACCAACCTTACGCTAACCTTCCTTCCACATCTAGGGTGCAATTCCAGCCACAGTTTCAAGCGGTGCCAGGAAATCCCGGGTTCTCGCATTACGCGCCTTACGGTCAAGACAGCGGATCGATTCAGGGAAACTGCCAGGTTCACCCCGGGCAGCATTCATCCGGTTACGAAGCTAGCTTCGCCCAGGACGAAACGACCGGATCGCAGTACACAAATTTGAACTCTGTGCAACCTATGAACGCTGTCCAGCAGATGGGCAAACTGGAACCGTTCTCGGAACTTCTGTCCGGTAGATACTCGTACTACGGCGAAATGGAACCTCAGGCGCACGGTACTTACCACGGAAACGGTGCGAAGGTCGAGGTGGAAAAGAGCCAAGGTAACGAACAACAATCCGAAAGTACGGAAGAGTGCGACGAGAACTTTGGGGAGATCATTAAGAAGTCGATGGTCGAGACTGTATCCGCCTAG